The Gemmatimonadota bacterium DNA window GTGGACCGCGCGGTGGATCTGGCGTGCCACGAGGGTTATCCGGGGCACCATGTCTACAACACCCGGCTCGAGGAGGCGTTGGTGCGGGGGCGCGGCTGGGTGGAGATGTCCGTCTATCCGCTCTTCTCGCCGCAGTCGTTGATCGCCGAGGGGAGCGCCAATTACGGGATCGAGATGGCGTTCCCGGGCGAGGCGCGGACCGCGTTCGAACGCGACTCGCTCTTCCCGCTGGCGGGGCTCGATCCGGCGATGGCAATCCAGAACGCGGACGTGCGCGCCGTGATGGAGCAGCTCAACCATGCACGCAATGCGGTGGCGCGCCGCTACCTGGACGGCGCACTTGACTCGGCCGGTGCCGTGGCGTTGATGGAGCGGTGGTGGCTGCAGTCACCGGAAGCGGCGGCGAAGACGCTGCGTTTCATCCAGACCTACCGCAGCTATGTCATCAACTACAATCTCGGGCGGGATCTGGTGGCGGCGTATGTCGAGCGGGCGGGGAAAGAGCCGGCGGCGCGGTGGCAGGCGTTCAGTGCGCTCCTCTCGTCTCCCCGGCTCCCTGGCGGCCTGCAGTAGCCACCGAGCGCGTCAGGGGACGATGAGCAGGTAGACGACGACGCAGACCCCAACGCCGAGGCCAAGCGCGATCAGGCCGAGCGTCCGGCGCTTCGGCAGCGCGATCCACAGCGTGATGCCGGTGAGCGCGCCGAGGAGGAGGAGGATCGCCGAGAGGTCGATCAGCCAGCTCCACGCGGTGCCGCTGTCCTTGCCGCGATGGAGGTCGTCCATCCGGATCAGGAAGGGGCGATTCTCCGTGGTGATCTTCATCGCGCCGGTCGCAAGCGTGATCGCCGCCTCGAAGCGGCGGCCCGGGCCGCGCAGCTCGACGCGAAGCTCTTCGCCATCACTGTCGAAGGTGGAGAGTGCCCCCAACGCGCCGTACGTGGTGCGCAGCGACGCGACGATCCCGGCGGTGTCCGGCTCATGCGTCAGCAGGGCCATCGGCAGCGTCCCCGTGGTCTCGACTGGCGCGGCCTCGCCGGCGGTCACCCACTCCTCATGGTTGAGGAGCAAGCCGGTGGCGGCGAAGAAGACCATCAGCAGCATGGCGAAGACGGTGAGGTAGATGTGCACCGTGCGGGTGGCCGAGACCACCCGGTTCCACTTTCTGGCCACCGATTACTTCGCGGCGCTACAGGTGACCGTACCGCCAGCAAAGGCGGGGCTCGCCTCGAACTTCCCCGCCACTTCGCCGTTCGTGCAGTTGAGCGCGGCGCTCCGGAGCGAGTGCGGGCCGTTCTCGAACGACTCTTCGAACCAGAAGGTGTACTCGCCGGCCTTCACCGCCGTGCCGTGGTCATCGAGGCCATCCCATTCGAGGCTGTACTCGCCGACCGGGCGAGTGGCGCGGGTCACCGCATCGATCACGTCCGGGGCGCCGGTTGACATGACGCCGTACCACTTGCTCATGTCCGGGATGTACTTCCGCTTGGTGCCCCAGAACGCCAGCGTGCGCACCGGCTTGCCCGCGGCATCGGTCACCCAGACGGCCACATAGGGCCGATGGCGATTCGGGTTGGTCGGGGTGATGTCGATGACAACCTTCGCGACGACGTCTCCCTTCGTTGCGGCCGGTGTGGTCGGCAGTTCGTACGCCGCGAATCCTGCGGTGCGGTACAGCTGGCCATCAGCGCCGACGATCATCGCCTCGACGCCAGGCGTGGCGGCCGCGAGCCGCAGCCCCTCGGCCGGCGTCAGCACCGAGAGCGTGGTCGCGAGCGCGTTGGCCGTGGCGTTGTCGCGCGCGATGACCGTCGTGGCCGCGACGGCATTCGCCGGCAGCCCCGTCCGCGGATCGATGATGTGCGAATAGTGCGCGCCGTTGATCGTGAAGCCACGGGCGTACCGTCCGCTGGTTGACACGGCGCGGTCACGGAGCTGGAGCACCGTCAGCGGGGCGGCGTTGTCGGCCGGGGCGCGCGGATCGGCAACTCCGACGTGCCACTCCGCACGATTCGCAGCCGCCACGCCCCAGGTCCGGATGTCGCCGCCGAGATTGATGATGGCGCCCTGGAGCTCAGGCGTGGCGGCCTGGGCGGCGGCGACTGCTTGATCGATGATGTAGCCCTTGCCCAGCGAATTCAGGTCGATCCGATCCGTCGTGCGCATCCGGACGCCGTTCGCGTCGATGGTCCACGCCGGCGCGGCGAGCCGAGCGGTGACCGCGGCGAGGTCGGCGGCGTTTGGAAGGCGCCCTTCGGCCTCGGCCGTGCGCCAGAGCGCCGAGAGCGGTGCCACGCGCGCCGAATAGGCGCCACCACTGATCCGGTTCCAGAAGGTGTAGCGATCGAGCACGGCAAGCAGGTCGCTCGACGGCTGCGCGAGGCGGCCCGTCGACATCAGCCGGCTCAACTCCGAGGCTCCGTCGTAGCCGCTCAGCACCATGCGGAGTCGCTCGATCTCGGCCAGTGCCGCCTGCTCCGCCTGCGTTGGCCGCTTCGGGGGTCGCGGCGGTGAACGTCAGGTCGAGCGAAGTGCCGAGGATGCCATCATGGGCGAAGTGGTATGCCTGCATCGTCGGCGCCGGGGTCGGGCCGAAGAGGGTCGTCAACAACAAGGCCAAGTGCGAAGCGAAAGGCAGCGCCACGAGTCATATCCGAGTGAGAGGATCGGTTAAACGCCAAGGCAGTCAATGAGATACGCGGTTCCGAGGACCGAAGTTGCTGCGCCCCCTCAGTGTCCGGCCGCCGCCGATTCGGCGGCGATCGTCTCGAGCGCTTCCCAACGACTCGTGAGGTGCGACAGCGCCTGCTCGACCGCTGCGAGCCGGGCCCGCGCCGTCGCGAGCGCGGCGGTGTCCCGCAGCACGCTGGGGTCGGCCAGGGTCGCGAAGAGCTGCAGCTTCTCCGTTTCGCGCGCGTCGATCTGCTCCGGGAGCGTGGCGAGTTCCTGCTGCTCCTTGAAGGAGAGCCGGCGCACCTTGCCTGCCTTGGTGGTCTTCGCGGCCGGTGCTGCGGCAGGTGCCTTCACGGTCCGGCTTGCGCTGGCCGCGGCGATCACGGCCTGCCGCTGCCGAGCCCAGTCGGTGTAACCGCCGACATACTCGCCAACCTTGCCACCGCCTTCCATCACCAGTGTCGAGGTCACCACGTTGTCGAGGAAGGCACGATCGTGGCTCACCACCAGCAGGGTCGCTTTCAGGTTCAGCAGGAGATCCTCGAGCAGGTCGAGGGTCTCGATGTCCAGGTCGTTGGTCGGTTCGTCGAGCACCAGCACGTTGAAGCGCCGCGTGAAGAGGCGCGCCAGCAGCAATCGGTTCCGCTCGCCGCCGGAGAGGACCCGTACCGGCGTGCGGGCGCGTTCCGGCGAGAAGAGAAAGTCCTGGAGGTAGCCGAGGACGTGCTTGCGGGCGCCGTTGATCTCGATGAACTCGGTGCCGTCGCCGATGCTGTTGACGACGGTCTGCTCGGGGTCGAGCTGTTCGCGCAGCTGATCGAAGTAGGCCACTTCGAGGTTGGTGCCGAGGCGGACGGTTCCTTCCTGTGGCTCGAGCTGGCCGAGCAGCAGGCGGATCAGTGTCGTCTTGCCCGAACCATTCGGCCCGATCAGTCCGATGCGGTCGCCACGTGCGATGGTTGTGGTGAGATCACGCACGATGGTGCGCTCCCCGTAGCCGAAGGTCACCCCCTTCGCCTCGATCACCAGGCGGCCGGAGCGCTCGGCCTCCTGCGCCTGCAAGCGCACGGTGCCGACTCGTTCACGGCGGGCACTGCGCTCCAGGCGCAGGGCTTCGAGCGCCCGGACTCGGCCCTCGTTGCGGGTCCGGCGCGCCTGGATGCCGGTGCGGATCCACACTTCCTCGCGGGCGAGCTTCTTGTCGAACTCGCTCCACTCCTTCTCCTGACTCGCGAGCGCCGCCTCTTTCCGTTCCAGGTAGGTGTCGTAGTCAGTGCCCCAGTCAATCAGCTGCCCGCGATCGAGGTCGACGATCCGCGTGGCGACTCGACGCAGGAACGTCCGGTCGTGGGTCACGAAGACCAGCGTGATGTTCCGCGCAATCAGGATCTCTTCAAGCCACTCCACCGCCTCGACGTCGAGGTGGTTGGTCGGTTCGTCGAGGAGCAGCACATCGGGATCGCGGACCAGTGCACGCGCGAGGAGTGCCTGTCGCTTCCGACCGCCCGAGGCGGCAGCGAACGGCGCCTCGGGGTCGAGGCCGAGGTGCTCGAGCACCGTCTCGACGCGGCTCTTTACCTCCCAGGCATTTGCGGCGTCGAGGGCGTGATGCAGCCGGTCGAGTTCGTTGAGTGCCGCGTCGCTGTGGTCGGTGGCAACGCGGTGCGAGGCGTGCTGATACTTGGCGAGGAGGCGGCCGGCATCACCGAGGCCATCGGCGACGATGTCGAACATCGTGCCGGCCACGTCACCGGGGACTTCCTGTTCGAGGCGGGTGACCGAGACGCCGGTCTGCCGGACCAGTTCGCCACGGTCGGGACGGATGGTGCCGTCGAGCAGCTTCATCACGGTGCTCTTCCCGGCGCCGTTGCGGCCGAGGAGGCAGACGCGCTCGCCGCGCTCGATGACCAGGTTGGCCTGATCGAGCAGCGGGGCTGCGCCGAAAGCGAGGGTGATGTCCTGCAGGGCCAGCAATGCCATGCCACGTCCGACGCCGGGGTTTCCCTCCGTGCGACGGCGGGGCGCGCGTCGCGGGGTGGGAGGGGGAAACTAGCGGGGTCCCGGCACCGCGGCCCCGGAGGGGGCGTCCCGGTTGAGCCACAATGACACCGAGAAGGTCCGCTCCCGGGCGGTGTTCTTGCCGGCGATGCCGCCGTAATACCCCGCCTGAATGCCCACCCCCTTGGAGACCTTCCAGACCGCCGATCCGCCCACCTTGGTGGCGCTGTAGGCGACCCCGCCATCCTGGAACGCCGCCACGTTGAACGATTGCGCCATGAGCAGCAGCCGCGGGGCGGCGTCCAGGCCGATCGTCAGGTCGTAGCGGAACTCATCCGCGCCCGTACGCCACGCCGCGCCACCGGCCGAGGCACTCACGAAGCCCCGCGTCCCCAGCGCGCCGAAGCCGTTGCCATAGAGCAACCGGATTTCGGCGTCGGTGCTCACGGGCCCGAGCACCGGTCGGGCCTCAGTGTCGTACAGCAGCGGGATGTCGACCCGCGGCTGGATCGAGAGGATGCCACCCTTGCCCTGGGCGAGGCGCTTCATCACGAAGAGGCCCGTCGCCCCGAAGCCGGTCGTCACGGTGGACTGGCCGTTCCGCTTGTCCTCCAGCCGCGCGAAGCCCTGCCCGAGGCCGAGGGAGAGCCCTTCCTTCCAGCCGTAGATGAAGTACATCCCCCAGTCGCGCTTCTCGAGGGCGTTCTCGGTGGCACCGGGACCATTCGAGAAACGGTCGGGGAAGCGGCCGGCATTGAAGCCGTGCGACATGAACCAGCCGCCGGGCTTCACGGTCCACTGCGCAGTGGCGCTGGCCGGCGCCAGCAGGAACAGGACGATCAACAGGCGACGGTTCATTCGGTCGGACCTCGCGCCTCGGGAACGATGGTGGCATCGAACCGCACCGGGAGGCGCGGCGCGGCAGGGCGTCGGTACAGCGTGTAGCCACTCCAGCTCCACTCTTCGACAAAGCCCACCGGCGGGCGATGATCGGCGTCGAGCGTCAGCCCATCATCGTCGGCCGTGACGAGGACATACTGCACGGCATCGGCCGGCAACGCCAGCGCGATATCAAAGCCGGTGTCGCGTGTCGTCAAGTATGGCGCAAACGACGGCGTCCACTTCAGCAGCCCCTCGGCCCACCGATCGTCCAGCAGGATGCTCCGCGGTGGTGCCACGGCCAGGGCCTGCGCAATCGCGCGGTCGCGACGGTCGGCGTCGGTCGGCGTGGGCCACGGCAACACGACCCACGCCGCAACTGCCTGCGCGCCGCCAATCGCCGCCAGTGTCCAGCGCTGCCACCTCGGCAAGTCACGCGGCAACGCCACGATCGCGACCAGCATCAGCAGCATCGCCGCGAAGGCCAATGAGAAGTGCCATCCGGTGGTCGTGGCTGCCGCGAGCAGAAGGAAGGGGAGCAGCATTCCCGCCGTCGTTGCCTTCGGGCGCACCAGCGCCATCGCCGACACCACCAGGTAGGGAATGGTCCAGCGCAGAATCTCCAGCACGTCGGGCGAGGCACGTTCCCACGGAGTGAACGGGAAGGCCACGCGTCCGGTGAAGATCCACGACAGATACGCCCACGTCACCGTGGCGGCGAAGCCCGGGAAGACGAGCAGCACCATCTGTGACGCGAACGGCGGGATCTGCAATCGTGGAAAGAGGATCGGCAGCACGGCGCCGGCCACCAGTGCGAGGCCGAGGCCGAGTGGCGAGGTGTAGAACGCGAGGCCGAGCCACAGCCCTGTGTAGAGGCCATGGATCGTCTTGCGGGTGGCCCACCAGCGCCGATAGTGGCGCCAGCCGATGAAGAGCGCCGCGAGTCCGAGCCCTTCGTTGAAATTGCCGGCCGTGAAGTGCAGCCCGAGCGGCGTCCAGAGGACCGCCAGGAAGAGCAGGTAGGGCAGCAGCGTGCGCCGGGAGGTGCACTCGTCGATGATGCACCAGGCGAGTCCGGCGATGCCGAGGGTGCCGAGCGCGATCGTCCACGCATCGGTCGGCGACGGCAGCAGGAGCAGGAAGGGCAGGGGCGGATACTCGAATCCCAGCAGCTCGAGGCGGCCGCGGTCGGCCGCGAAGAGCACCCGCTGCAGGAAGGCGCCATGCGGATCGCTGCGCCACCCCTCCCCGGTGAGCAGCCACGCCGCAACCGCCGGCGGGGCCGCAGCCAGCACGGTCAGCAGCGCCCGGACCCACCAGGCCGCGCGCGGCTCAGTGGCTGCTGGCGGGGTGTCTGGTGAGACCATGGGTGGTCTTCTCCCAGTAATAGGGGCGGGTGAACAGCTGGCCGAGCGCCTTGTACGAGGCGATCGAGTGCAGCATCCAGTAGAGCGGATTCAGCAGCGCAAAGAGCACCAGGGGATGGAGCCGGCGCTTGAAGACGGCGAACATGTTGATGTAGATCGCCAGCGCGTTGCCCAGCAGCAGGTTGAACAGCGACAGGTAGAGAATCACCGGCGGGAAGAGCGGGTCGAGCGCCGTCGTGCGCGTCACCACCCATACCAGTGTCAGCAGGATCGAGATCGGCTGGAAGAGAAAGATCAGCGGGGTCCCGCCAATCAGCAGCGCAAAGCCCAGCGCCTGCCGCAACCCGGCGCGGCGGACGAGGCCGATCGGGTCGCGCGAGAAGACCAGCGCGGTCTGCATGTAGCCCTTGATCCAGCGCGAGCGCTGCCGGAGCCAGTTGCCGAGATGCTTGTTGGCCTCCTCGTAGGTCGTCGAGTTGACGATGCCGACGCGGTAGCCGTGCATCGCGGCCCGGATGCCGAGGTCGGCGTCCTCGGTGACGTTGAAGGGGTCCCAGCCGCCGAGCTCGCGCAGCACCGGCGTCTTGAAGTGATTGCTCGTGCCGCCGAGCGGGATCGGCATCCGCAACTTGTCGAGCCCCGGCAGCAGATAGTCGAACCAGAACGAATACTCGAGCGTGAACATCCGCGTCAGGAAATTTTCGTTCCAGTTGTAATAGTTCAGCGCGGCCTGCAGGCAGATCAATTCCTTCGGGCCGCGGCGGAAGGCGAGCACCGCCTTCTTCAGCTGGTCCGGCTCCGGCTGATCCTCGGCATCGTAGATGACCAGGTATTCGCCCTGCGCGAACAAGAGTCCGACGTTGCACGCCTTCGGCTTGGTCTGCGGCTGGCCGCTCGGCACCACCAGCAAGCGCACATTGGCGCCCGGCGACGCCGCCTTCGCCGCCGCGAGCGTGTCGGCGTCATCCTCCTCGAGCAGCAGCAGGATGTCGAGCTTGTCCGCGGGATAGTCGAGTGCCTTGAGCGAGGCGAGCAGGCGGCCGATGACCGCGGACTCGCGATAGGCCGGCACCAGGATGCTGTACGACGGCAGGTCGCGATCCCGCAGCGCCTGCACCTCGTCGTCGGTGATCGTCACCGTCGTTTCGGCCGCTGCGCCGCTCACGCCCACGACGGTGCGGAAGGCCACCACCGTGACGAAGAAGAGCGTGATCGGGACGTTCAGGGCGAACAGCGTGGTCAGCGGCGCGGCCCAGAGTCCGAGCAGCAGGGCGATCAGCGCGGCGCCGAAGAGCAGGTACTGCGGCAGCGTGAAGACCGTGAAGGCGCTCTCCGCCTGGTCGCGGAAGTAGAGGCCGTAGATCGAGGTGTCGACCACCTTGCGGCGGTTGGCGATCGCGATCGCCTGGTCGATGTCCCATTCGGTGGTGACCCGCACGTCGAGCGCACGCCCGGGATAGACCACGGCAAGGGTCTCGCGCAGGTCGGCCGACGGCTGGTCGGCGACCGCGACGGTGAGCGTGGTGCCGTCGTCGCGGATCGGCACGGCACGAAACTTCAGCGTCGCCTCGAGCGGAAAACGCTGCGCCACCGCCGGCGACACCGTCTCCGGGGTGATCATGATGAACGGGAGTTGCCAGAGCTCGGCGAGGGCGCGCCCCAGGTCCAGGCGACGAATGCTGCCGAGGATCAGGAGCAGACGGCCGAGGCGCTCACCGGTGCGCTCCTGCTGCTGGAGCGCCACGGCGAGCTGCAACTCGGTGATCAGCCCACGCTGGACGAGATGATCACCCAGCCGGGTCGAGCTCACGCCTCACCACACGCGGGTAGAGCCACCAGAGCAGGCCAAGCACGACGAGGACGGAGACGATCAGGATCGCGGTGCGGTACCGGGCAAGCCAGCTCGACGTGGAGTCGGGGAGGCGCTCGATCCGCCAACCGGCATTCGCCAGCGTCAGCGGACGCGCTGGTCCGCTCACGCCGCGGACCACGACGTCGCCGCGCGTCCCGAACCAGCCATACGAGGCGAGCGTCTCCTGGAGCAGTTGCTGCAACGGCATCCCGTTGTCGCCGGTGTGATGAAGGAGGAGGATGTCCCGGCCACCCGCCGACCAGCCCTGCATC harbors:
- a CDS encoding PepSY-associated TM helix domain-containing protein encodes the protein MARKWNRVVSATRTVHIYLTVFAMLLMVFFAATGLLLNHEEWVTAGEAAPVETTGTLPMALLTHEPDTAGIVASLRTTYGALGALSTFDSDGEELRVELRGPGRRFEAAITLATGAMKITTENRPFLIRMDDLHRGKDSGTAWSWLIDLSAILLLLGALTGITLWIALPKRRTLGLIALGLGVGVCVVVYLLIVP
- a CDS encoding glycosyltransferase, with translation MSSTRLGDHLVQRGLITELQLAVALQQQERTGERLGRLLLILGSIRRLDLGRALAELWQLPFIMITPETVSPAVAQRFPLEATLKFRAVPIRDDGTTLTVAVADQPSADLRETLAVVYPGRALDVRVTTEWDIDQAIAIANRRKVVDTSIYGLYFRDQAESAFTVFTLPQYLLFGAALIALLLGLWAAPLTTLFALNVPITLFFVTVVAFRTVVGVSGAAAETTVTITDDEVQALRDRDLPSYSILVPAYRESAVIGRLLASLKALDYPADKLDILLLLEEDDADTLAAAKAASPGANVRLLVVPSGQPQTKPKACNVGLLFAQGEYLVIYDAEDQPEPDQLKKAVLAFRRGPKELICLQAALNYYNWNENFLTRMFTLEYSFWFDYLLPGLDKLRMPIPLGGTSNHFKTPVLRELGGWDPFNVTEDADLGIRAAMHGYRVGIVNSTTYEEANKHLGNWLRQRSRWIKGYMQTALVFSRDPIGLVRRAGLRQALGFALLIGGTPLIFLFQPISILLTLVWVVTRTTALDPLFPPVILYLSLFNLLLGNALAIYINMFAVFKRRLHPLVLFALLNPLYWMLHSIASYKALGQLFTRPYYWEKTTHGLTRHPASSH
- a CDS encoding ATP-binding cassette domain-containing protein, which codes for MALLALQDITLAFGAAPLLDQANLVIERGERVCLLGRNGAGKSTVMKLLDGTIRPDRGELVRQTGVSVTRLEQEVPGDVAGTMFDIVADGLGDAGRLLAKYQHASHRVATDHSDAALNELDRLHHALDAANAWEVKSRVETVLEHLGLDPEAPFAAASGGRKRQALLARALVRDPDVLLLDEPTNHLDVEAVEWLEEILIARNITLVFVTHDRTFLRRVATRIVDLDRGQLIDWGTDYDTYLERKEAALASQEKEWSEFDKKLAREEVWIRTGIQARRTRNEGRVRALEALRLERSARRERVGTVRLQAQEAERSGRLVIEAKGVTFGYGERTIVRDLTTTIARGDRIGLIGPNGSGKTTLIRLLLGQLEPQEGTVRLGTNLEVAYFDQLREQLDPEQTVVNSIGDGTEFIEINGARKHVLGYLQDFLFSPERARTPVRVLSGGERNRLLLARLFTRRFNVLVLDEPTNDLDIETLDLLEDLLLNLKATLLVVSHDRAFLDNVVTSTLVMEGGGKVGEYVGGYTDWARQRQAVIAAASASRTVKAPAAAPAAKTTKAGKVRRLSFKEQQELATLPEQIDARETEKLQLFATLADPSVLRDTAALATARARLAAVEQALSHLTSRWEALETIAAESAAAGH
- a CDS encoding DUF2271 domain-containing protein, with protein sequence MVLSGYDGASELSRLMSTGRLAQPSSDLLAVLDRYTFWNRISGGAYSARVAPLSALWRTAEAEGRLPNAADLAAVTARLAAPAWTIDANGVRMRTTDRIDLNSLGKGYIIDQAVAAAQAATPELQGAIINLGGDIRTWGVAAANRAEWHVGVADPRAPADNAAPLTVLQLRDRAVSTSGRYARGFTINGAHYSHIIDPRTGLPANAVAATTVIARDNATANALATTLSVLTPAEGLRLAAATPGVEAMIVGADGQLYRTAGFAAYELPTTPAATKGDVVAKVVIDITPTNPNRHRPYVAVWVTDAAGKPVRTLAFWGTKRKYIPDMSKWYGVMSTGAPDVIDAVTRATRPVGEYSLEWDGLDDHGTAVKAGEYTFWFEESFENGPHSLRSAALNCTNGEVAGKFEASPAFAGGTVTCSAAK